A single genomic interval of Nomascus leucogenys isolate Asia chromosome 3, Asia_NLE_v1, whole genome shotgun sequence harbors:
- the ACSM6 gene encoding acyl-coenzyme A synthetase ACSM6, mitochondrial has translation MLGRFQLFSLVQSFRLGFGACCYPNRKCAAQTIRPPDSRCLVQAVSQNFNFAKDVLDQWSQLEKDGLRGPYPALWKVGAKGEEDKWSFERMTQLSKKAASILSNTCALSHGDRLMIILPPTPEAYWICLACVRLGITFVPGSPQLTAKKIRYQLHMSKAQCIVADEAMAPVVNSAMSDCPTLKTKLLVSDKSYDGWLDFKKLIRVAPPKQTYMRTNSQDPMAIFFTKGTTGAPKMVKYSQYGLGMGFSQASRRWMDLQPTDVLWSLGDAFGGSLSLSAVLGTWFQGACVFLCHMPAFCPETVLNVLSRFPITTLSANPEMYQELLQHKCFTSYRFKSLKHCVAAGGPISPGVIEDWKRITKLDIYEGYGQTETGLLCATSKTIKLKPSSLGKPLPPYIVQIVDENSNLLPPGEEGNIAIRIKLNQPASLYCPHMVSWEEYASARGHMLYLTGDRGIMDEDGYFWWSGRVDDVANALGQRL, from the exons ATGCTAGGCCGATTTCAACTATTCTCCTTGGTCCAGAGTTTCAGACTGGGATTTGGAGCCTGCTGCTATCCAAACCGAAAATGTGCAGCTCAGACCATCAGACCTCCTGACTCCAGGTGCCTAgtccaagcagtttctcagaactTTAATTTTGCAAAGGATGTGTTGGATCAGTGGTCCcagctggaaaag GACGGACTCAGAGGGCCTTACCCCGCCCTCTGGAAGGTTGGTGCCAAAGGAGAAGAGGACAAATGGAGCTTTGAAAGGATGACTCAACTCTCCAAGAAGGCCGCCAGCATCCTCTCAAACACCTGTGCCCTCAGCCATGGAGACCGGCTGATGATAATCCTGCCCCCAACACCTGAAGCCTACTGGATCTGCCTGGCCTGTGTGCGCTTGG GAATCACCTTTGTGCCTGGGAGCCCCCAGCTGACTGCCAAGAAAATTCGCTATCAATTACACATGTCTAAGGCCCAGTGCATTGTGGCTGATGAAGCTATGGCCCCAGTTGTAAACTCTGCCATGTCCGACTGCCCCACCTTGAAAACCAAGCTCCTGGTGTCAGATAAGAGCTATGATGGGTGGTTGGATTTCAAGAAGCTGATTCG AGTTGCCCCTCCAAAGCAGACCTACATGAGGACCAACAGCCAAGATCCAATGGCCATATTCTTCACCAAGGGTACAACAGGAGCTCCCAAAATGGTCAAGTATTCCCAGTATGGTTTGGGAATGGGATTCAGCCAGGCTTCCAG aCGGTGGATGGATCTCCAGCCAACAGATGTCTTGTGGAGTCTGGGTGATGCCTTTGGTGGATCTTTATCCCTGAGCGCTGTCTTGGGAACTTGGTTCCAAGGAgcctgtgtgtttctgtgtcacaTGCCAGCCTTCTGCCCTGAGACTGTTCTAAAT GTCCTGTCCAGATTTCCCATCACCACTCTATCTGCAAATCCAGAGATGTACCAGGAACTCCTTCAGCACAAGTGTTTCACCAG CTACAGATTCAAGAGTCTGAAGCACTGTGTGGCTGCAGGAGGACCCATCAGCCCTGGGGTGATTGAGGACTGGAAACGCATCACTAAGTTAGACATCTATGAAGGCTATGGACAGACGGAAACT GGTCTACTCTGTGCTACttccaaaacaataaaattgaagCCAAGCTCTCTGGGGAAGCCATTGCCACCTTATATTGTCCAG ATTGTGGATGAAAACTCAAATCTCCTGCCTCCaggggaagaaggaaatattGCAATCCGCATAAAACTAAACCAACCTGCTTCTCTGTACTGTCCACACATg